A stretch of Penaeus vannamei isolate JL-2024 chromosome 18, ASM4276789v1, whole genome shotgun sequence DNA encodes these proteins:
- the LOC138864844 gene encoding uncharacterized protein, translating to MRTANTKLSFQSHTNMRMSANTKLSFQSHTNMRTSANTKLPFQTLSNMRTSANTKLSFQSHTNMETSANTKLPFQTHSNIKTSTNTKLSFQTHTNMETSANIKLSFQTLSNMRTFANTKLSYQTHTNMRTSANTKLSFQSHTNMRTSANTKLSFQTHTNMRTSANTKLSFQTHTNMETSANTKLSFQTLSNMETSANTKLSFQTLSNMKTSANTKLSFQTHTNMRTSANTKFSFQTHTNMETSANTKLSFQTLSNMETSANTKLSFQTLSNMKTSANTKLSFQSHTNMETSANTKLSFQTLSNMKTSANTKLPFQNLCQHHYSLRHKSFCQYHPP from the coding sequence ATGAGAACTGCCAACACCAAACTTTCATTTCAGAGCCACACCAACATGAGAATGTCTGCCAACACCAAACTTTCCTTTCAGAGCCACACCAACATGAGAACTTCTGCCAACACCAAACTTCCATTTCAGACTCTCTCCAACATGAGAACTTCTGCCAACACCAAACTTTCATTTCAGAGCCACACCAACATGGAAACTTCTGCCAACACCAAACTTCCATTTCAGACCCACTCCAACATAAAGACTTCTACCAACACCAAACTTTCCTTTCAGACCCACACCAACATGGAAACTTCTGCCAACATCAAACTTTCATTTCAGACTCTCTCCAACATGAGAACTTTTGCCAACACCAAACTTTCATATCAGACCCACACCAACATGAGAACTTCTGCCAACACCAAACTTTCATTTCAGAGCCACACCAACATGAGAACTTCTGCCAACACCAAACTTTCATTTCAGACCCACACCAACATGAGAACTTCTGCCAACACCAAACTTTCATTTCAGACCCACACCAACATGGAAACTTCTGCCAACACCAAACTTTCATTTCAGACTCTCTCCAACATGGAAACTTCTGCCAACACCAAACTTTCATTTCAGACTCTCTCCAACATGAAAACTTCTGCCAACACCAAACTTTCATTTCAGACCCACACCAACATGAGAACTTCTGCCAACACCAAATTTTCATTTCAGACCCACACCAACATGGAAACTTCTGCCAACACCAAACTTTCATTTCAGACTCTCTCCAACATGGAAACTTCTGCCAACACCAAACTTTCATTTCAGACTCTCTCCAACATGAAAACTTCTGCCAACACCAAACTTTCATTTCAGAGCCACACCAACATGGAAACTTCTGCCAACACCAAACTTTCCTTTCAGACTCTCTCCAACATGAAAACTTCTGCCAACACCAAACTTCCATTTCAAAACCTCTGCCAACACCACTATTCTCTCCGACATAAAAGCTTCTGCCAGTACCATCCTCCCTGA